The proteins below are encoded in one region of Myxocyprinus asiaticus isolate MX2 ecotype Aquarium Trade chromosome 13, UBuf_Myxa_2, whole genome shotgun sequence:
- the LOC127450002 gene encoding chromobox protein homolog 1-like, producing the protein MSQPTETASDAPSVTADDKLAVTTGKKQNKKVEEVVEEEEEEYVVEKVLDRRVVKGRVEYLLRWKGFTDNDNTWEPEDNLDCPDLIAEYLQSHKTPTDDKKDSSGKRKGESDTDGTEEVRSKKRKDEQDKPRGFARGLEPERIIGATDSSGELMFLMKWRNSDEADLVPAKEANVKCPQVVITFYEERLTWHSYPSEEEEKKDDKN; encoded by the exons ATGAGCCAACCAACAGAGACAGCTAGTGATGCTCCCAGTGTCACCGCAG ACGACAAGCTGGCGGTCACCACAGGAAAGAAGCAGAACAAGAAGGTGGAGGAGGttgtggaggaagaggaggaagaataTGTGGTGGAGAAGGTTCTGGACAGACGGGTGGTGAAGGGCAGAGTGGAGTACCTTCTCAGATGGAAGGGCTTCACTGA TAATGACAACACATGGGAACCAGAGGACAACCTGGACTGCCCTGATCTCATAGCTGAATATCTGCAGTCGCATAAGACACCAACTGATGACAAGAAGGATTCTAGTGGAAAAAGGAAAGGGGAGTCTGACACAGATGGCACAGAAGAAGTTCGGTCCAAGAAGAGGAAAGATGAG CAAGACAAGCCAAGGGGCTTTGCACGAGGGTTAGAACCAGAACGCATCATTGGAGCCACAGACTCCAGCGGCGAGCTTATGTTTCTAATGAAATG GAGAAACTCTGACGAGGCAGATCTCGTTCCAGCCAAAGAGGCCAATGTGAAGTGTCCGCAGGTGGTCATTACATTCTACGAAGAACGACTAACATGGCACTCTTACCCCTCTGAGGAAGAAGAGAAGAAAGATGATAAGAACTAG
- the nfe2l1a gene encoding endoplasmic reticulum membrane sensor NFE2L1a — MLDLKKYLTEGLIQVAIVLSLAGMHVDVDPYLPPLSEIILDPSSAIPQTQFHNLRNILDGCNLHPKSIDLDGFFTTRRLLSCVRSLDRLQVPAAELEAWLVHREPENGVSISAQMGLLVEDDGLEDVEDSSELSMRLGSGGELGYDLAEDETLGTLGHMSRGLNNSDHDDLIKEEGDGMTLLWEQGPQQNIHQDQLENVGIQPLTLFDDDEEEKEEEEDEFMVDGWRNTNPFSSQMFGEDVQLSGIREDTSHSIEECLRFIDVNVSEEDPELTGPDVQNVEEHTLQFQRPLLSPLLPEQESTFSLEQQWQDVLAIMESQGMDTVETISDSVLSMSESDRNIGSMENFIHQDVSLHQATLPTINEGPSTNSIMMDENSMQNINLETSSNVNVAFEDSDIIDLLLTPGTNSSVNSNYLPTLFEQEGLTVPLDSLLEEAMLDEIGLMDFALERFSQTQFAQFEEQNQADSDSGLSLNYSQSPTSTSRSMSSSSLSSSCSSSPSSPSPGLMPEEGAVGYTSVKEEEGAVGGYTPEQTKMCHRSYLEARQFHRLPWLEHIGHDHTYNQPQSFSQKKSPKQPFDDPFEENTLEHMSSRDEKHARALNIPFPNECIINLPVDEFNELLAKYHLNEAQLTLIRDIRRRGKNKMAAQNCRRRKLGILLGLEHSVDGLRRHRARLLREKSEISCSLREIKQRLNSLYQEVYERLREEQGLLYSDSNFTLQQDSVSPVTLVSQRRSNSHSKRKLGKRQKDKK, encoded by the exons ATGCTGGACCTGAAGAAGTACCTCACAGAGGGCCTGATTCAAGTGGCTATTGTTCTCAGTCTGGCTGGGATGCATGTGGACGTGGATCCTTACCTGCCCCCTCTCAGCGAAATCATTTTGGACCCGAGTTCAGCTATACCTCAGACCCAATTCCACAATCTTCGAAACATCCTGGATGGATGTAACCTACATCCAAAGAGCATAGACCTAGATGGGTTCTTCACAACCCGCAGGCTCTTGAGTTGTGTGCGATCCCTCGATCGTCTGCAGGTGCCAGCAGCGGAGCTGGAAGCCTGGTTGGTCCACAGGGAGCCTGAGAATGGAGTATCTATTTCGGCCCAGATGGGCCTCCTTGTGGAGGATGACGGACTTGAGGATGTGGAGGACTCCTCAGAGCTAAGCATGAGGTTGGGAAGTGGAGGAGAATTGGGATATGACTTAGCTGAAGATGAAACTCTAGGCACTTTGGGGCATATGTCAAGAGGCCTCAACAATTCAGACCACGATGACCTAAttaaagag GAGGGAGATGGTATGACTTTATTGTGGGAACAGGGACCTCAGCAAAACATCCACCAGGACCAGTTGGAAAATGTAGGAATCCAACCTCTCACCTTGtttgatgatgatgaggaggagaaggaggaggaggaagatgagTTTATGGTGGATGGCTGGAGAAATACAAATCCATTTAGCAGCCAAATGTTTGGAGAGGATGTACAG TTGTCTGGCATAAGGGAGGACACTTCTCATTCCATTGAAGAGTGCTTgcgtttcatcgatgttaacgtCTCAGAAGAGGATCCAGAG CTGACAGGTCCTGATGTTCAGAATGTAGAGGAACATACACTTCAGTTCCAGAGGCCCCTACTCTCGCCCTTGTTGCCTGAACAGGAATCCACATTCAGCCTAGAGCAACAGTGGCAAGATGTATTGGCCATCATGGAGTCACAG GGCATGGATACAGTTGAAACAATTAGTGATTCTGTCCTCAGTATGAGTGAGTCAGACAGGAATATTGGATCCATGGAAAACTTTATTCATCAGGATGTTAGCCTTCACCAAGCCACCCTGCCAACAATCAATGAAGGTCCCAGCACAAACAGCATCATGATGGACGAAAACTCCATGCAAAACATCAACTTGGAAACCTCTTCTAATGTAAACGTAGCTTTTGAAGACTCTGATATCATAGATCTCCTTCTGACCCCTGGGACTAATAGTTCAGTTAACAGTAACTACCTACCTACCTTGTTTGAGCAAGAAGGCCTAACAGTCCCTTTAGATTCTCTTTTGGAAGAGGCCATGCTTGATGAAATTGGCCTTATGGATTTTGCATTGGAAAGATTTAGCCAGACACAATTTGCCCAATTTGAGGAGCAAAACCAAGCAGATTCTGACTCTGGTTTATCCCTTAACTATAGCCAAAGCCCCACTTCCACTAGTAGATCTATGTCTTCTAGTTCCTTATCATCTTCATGCTCCTCATCACCTTCCAGCCCATCACCTGGTTTGATGCCCGAGGAAGGGGCTGTGGGCTACACCAGTGTCAAGGAAGAGGAAGGAGCTGTAGGTGGCTACACGccagaacaaacaaaaatgtgtcataGAAGTTATTTGGAAGCCAGGCAGTTTCATCGTCTCCCCTGGCTTGAGCACATTGGGCATGATCATACCTACAACCAACCTCAATCTTTCAGCCAgaaaaaatctccaaaacagcccTTCGATGATCCGTTTGAGGAAAATACGCTGGAGCATATGTCGAGTCGGGATGAGAAACATGCTCGTGCCTTGAATATTCCATTCCCCAACGAATGTATCATAAATTTACCTGTTGACGAGTTCAATGAGTTGCTAGCAAAATATCATCTCAACGAGGCTCAGCTCACGCTTATCAGAGACATACGTCGCAGGGGTAAAAACAAAATGGCTGCTCAAAACTGTAGACGAAGGAAACTAGGTATCTTACTGGGATTAGAGCATAGCGTAGATGGCCTGCGACGCCACCGTGCCAGACTGCTCAGGGAAAAGTCTGAGATCTCGTGCTCACTCAGGGAAATTAAGCAACGCCTAAACAGTCTGTATCAAGAGGTATACGAGAGGCTAAGAGAAGAACAGGGACTGCTCTACTCTGACAGCAACTTCACCTTGCAGCAAGACAGCGTCAGCCCTGTTACACTCGTTTCACAACGCAGATCAAATTCACACTCCAAACGTAAACTTGGCaagagacaaaaagacaaaaagtga